A genomic stretch from Acropora palmata chromosome 13, jaAcrPala1.3, whole genome shotgun sequence includes:
- the LOC141864637 gene encoding uncharacterized protein LOC141864637 isoform X2: MRILSICKRPRQITISRFWTSREDPPLTIANLLLIEMFQCQLSLITMLIAYRQSSLMFIKGECTGNAAASPDWRSAVYQRKETDKALINHLIASRYVLSELACSLACLRLTNCESYNYQNEGKQHVCELNNQTASIARQDLMPRKGFSYYGPAVSPCQSLFCQNGGTCQATFTSTGAQSFCLCKQRYQGDVCQHLRGFRFTNKSSGHHVRVNFKGTIDITALSVCLRLKISETNHGLSTPLSYVTDDSALVLQLYSNGSVRISIKDQSRDFSFVSLMDDAWHHLCVTWEDIYGNLTLYIDGLLVGQKDFAAGVNITSSGNFAIGQNQNATSKRFILDESYLGDIADVNIWSYVLSESVVAEQSRECFGQVGDLLSWTAFSTSRFQISVGTDGIPAMCKGFDASATFDIEIAKRSNKNYVLVQLSSFPALSAFTISLFVSFTDPGPKTYFNYYRPRSFNEIFIYERNNHFIVNLKQNVRQHVFVIPNDGMWHHVAVTWENMNGSYEIFVDGQSWATGNGLIAGNTIKSSGIVVVGNDKDGSGFESRDAFVGSISRLNVWDHVLPRDTIALLSRRCGQEVGEILSWNGVKVGEFYGEVYVREPSSCQRYV, from the exons attgaaatgtttcaGTGCCAACTCAGTCTTATCACGATGTTGATAGCATATCGACAATCGTCTCTGATGTTTATTAAAGGGGAATGCACAGGGAATGCAGCTGCTAGTCCAGATTGGCGTTCTGCTGTATATCAACGTAAGGAAACAG ACAAAGCCTTAATAAATCACTTGATAGCTTCAAGATACGTGCTTTCTGAATTAGCATGTTCATTGGCATGTCTCCGACTTACCAACTGTGAATCGTACAATTACCAAAACGAAGGAAAGCAACACGTCTGTGAACTGAACAACCAAACAGCATCCATCGCCAGACAGGACTTAATGCCACGAAAGGGATTCTCCTACTATGGACCTGCTGTG TCGCCTTGTCAAagtttattttgtcaaaatggcgggACGTGTCAAGCTACATTCACAAGCACGGGTGCACAATCCTTTTGTCTCTGCAAACAGCGTTACCAAGGAGATGTTTGTCAACACTTAAGAG GTTTCCGTTTTACGAACAAGAGTTCAGGGCATCACGTTCGCGTTAACTTCAAAGGAACCATTGACATTACTGCCTTGAGTGTTTGTCTTAGATTAAAAATTTCTGAGACTAATCACGGGCTTAGCACGCCTCTGTCATACGTTACCGACGACAGTGCTTTGGTGTTACAACTTTATTCCAATGGATCTGTCAGGATCAGCATTAAAGATCAAAGCAG AGATTTCTCGTTCGTCTCTTTGATGGACGATGCATGGCATCACTTGTGCGTCACATGGGAAGACATTTACGGAAATCTTACATTGTATATTGATGGCCTTCTGGTGGGACAAAAAGACTTTGCAGCGGGAGTAAATATTACCAGCTCAGGAAATTTCGCCATCGGTCAGAATCAGAATGCCACAAGCAAACGATTCATCTTGGATGAGTCCTATCTTGGGGACATTGCAGATGTTAATATTTGGAGCTATGTGTTAAGTGAGAGTGTTGTCGCGGAACAGTCACGTGAGTGTTTTGGCCAAGTGGGTGACTTGCTTTCTTGGACTGCGTTTTCCACGAGTCGTTTCCAGATTTCCGTTGGAACGGACGGCATTCCAGCCATGTGCAAAGGTTTTG ATGCCTCGGCAACCTTTGACATCGAAATCGCTAAGAGATCTAATAAGAACTATGTGCTGGTCCAATTGTCTTCATTTCCAGCACTTTCAGCCTTTACCATCAGTCTTTTTGTCAGTTTTACTGACCCTGGGCCCAAGACTTACTTCAACTATTACCGGCCTCGCTCCTTCAACGAAATATTCATATATGAGAGGAACAATCACTTTATCGTAAatctaaaacaaaatgtaag GCAACATGTTTTTGTGATCCCAAATGATGGCATGTGGCACCATGTAGCTGTCACGTGGGAAAACATGAACGGCTCTTACGAGATATTTGTTGATGGTCAGAGTTGGGCAACAGGAAACGGCTTGATCGCGGGCAACACTATCAAATCGAGTGGAATCGTTGTTGTTGGCAACGACAAAGACGGGAGTGGTTTTGAATCCCGCGACGCTTTCGTAGGGAGTATTTCCAGATTAAATGTTTGGGATCACGTGTTACCACGGGACACGATTGCATTACTTTCTCGAAGGTGTGGGCAAGAAGTCGGCGAGATCCTATCGTGGAACGGTGTGAAGGTGGGTGAATTTTATGGCGAAGTTTACGTCAGAGAACCGTcatcttgtcaaagatacgttTAG
- the LOC141864637 gene encoding uncharacterized protein LOC141864637 isoform X3 has product MFQCQLSLITMLIAYRQSSLMFIKGECTGNAAASPDWRSAVYQRKETDKALINHLIASRYVLSELACSLACLRLTNCESYNYQNEGKQHVCELNNQTASIARQDLMPRKGFSYYGPAVSPCQSLFCQNGGTCQATFTSTGAQSFCLCKQRYQGDVCQHLRGFRFTNKSSGHHVRVNFKGTIDITALSVCLRLKISETNHGLSTPLSYVTDDSALVLQLYSNGSVRISIKDQSRDFSFVSLMDDAWHHLCVTWEDIYGNLTLYIDGLLVGQKDFAAGVNITSSGNFAIGQNQNATSKRFILDESYLGDIADVNIWSYVLSESVVAEQSRECFGQVGDLLSWTAFSTSRFQISVGTDGIPAMCKGFDASATFDIEIAKRSNKNYVLVQLSSFPALSAFTISLFVSFTDPGPKTYFNYYRPRSFNEIFIYERNNHFIVNLKQNVRQHVFVIPNDGMWHHVAVTWENMNGSYEIFVDGQSWATGNGLIAGNTIKSSGIVVVGNDKDGSGFESRDAFVGSISRLNVWDHVLPRDTIALLSRRCGQEVGEILSWNGVKVGEFYGEVYVREPSSCQRYV; this is encoded by the exons atgtttcaGTGCCAACTCAGTCTTATCACGATGTTGATAGCATATCGACAATCGTCTCTGATGTTTATTAAAGGGGAATGCACAGGGAATGCAGCTGCTAGTCCAGATTGGCGTTCTGCTGTATATCAACGTAAGGAAACAG ACAAAGCCTTAATAAATCACTTGATAGCTTCAAGATACGTGCTTTCTGAATTAGCATGTTCATTGGCATGTCTCCGACTTACCAACTGTGAATCGTACAATTACCAAAACGAAGGAAAGCAACACGTCTGTGAACTGAACAACCAAACAGCATCCATCGCCAGACAGGACTTAATGCCACGAAAGGGATTCTCCTACTATGGACCTGCTGTG TCGCCTTGTCAAagtttattttgtcaaaatggcgggACGTGTCAAGCTACATTCACAAGCACGGGTGCACAATCCTTTTGTCTCTGCAAACAGCGTTACCAAGGAGATGTTTGTCAACACTTAAGAG GTTTCCGTTTTACGAACAAGAGTTCAGGGCATCACGTTCGCGTTAACTTCAAAGGAACCATTGACATTACTGCCTTGAGTGTTTGTCTTAGATTAAAAATTTCTGAGACTAATCACGGGCTTAGCACGCCTCTGTCATACGTTACCGACGACAGTGCTTTGGTGTTACAACTTTATTCCAATGGATCTGTCAGGATCAGCATTAAAGATCAAAGCAG AGATTTCTCGTTCGTCTCTTTGATGGACGATGCATGGCATCACTTGTGCGTCACATGGGAAGACATTTACGGAAATCTTACATTGTATATTGATGGCCTTCTGGTGGGACAAAAAGACTTTGCAGCGGGAGTAAATATTACCAGCTCAGGAAATTTCGCCATCGGTCAGAATCAGAATGCCACAAGCAAACGATTCATCTTGGATGAGTCCTATCTTGGGGACATTGCAGATGTTAATATTTGGAGCTATGTGTTAAGTGAGAGTGTTGTCGCGGAACAGTCACGTGAGTGTTTTGGCCAAGTGGGTGACTTGCTTTCTTGGACTGCGTTTTCCACGAGTCGTTTCCAGATTTCCGTTGGAACGGACGGCATTCCAGCCATGTGCAAAGGTTTTG ATGCCTCGGCAACCTTTGACATCGAAATCGCTAAGAGATCTAATAAGAACTATGTGCTGGTCCAATTGTCTTCATTTCCAGCACTTTCAGCCTTTACCATCAGTCTTTTTGTCAGTTTTACTGACCCTGGGCCCAAGACTTACTTCAACTATTACCGGCCTCGCTCCTTCAACGAAATATTCATATATGAGAGGAACAATCACTTTATCGTAAatctaaaacaaaatgtaag GCAACATGTTTTTGTGATCCCAAATGATGGCATGTGGCACCATGTAGCTGTCACGTGGGAAAACATGAACGGCTCTTACGAGATATTTGTTGATGGTCAGAGTTGGGCAACAGGAAACGGCTTGATCGCGGGCAACACTATCAAATCGAGTGGAATCGTTGTTGTTGGCAACGACAAAGACGGGAGTGGTTTTGAATCCCGCGACGCTTTCGTAGGGAGTATTTCCAGATTAAATGTTTGGGATCACGTGTTACCACGGGACACGATTGCATTACTTTCTCGAAGGTGTGGGCAAGAAGTCGGCGAGATCCTATCGTGGAACGGTGTGAAGGTGGGTGAATTTTATGGCGAAGTTTACGTCAGAGAACCGTcatcttgtcaaagatacgttTAG
- the LOC141864646 gene encoding uncharacterized protein LOC141864646, protein MEFGSEFRPGKKLQSGPEIVEDHNGAPSLEMPRDHPRLVQHSRYQLQSRRANGDVSLILSNSPPENPSTDDMIAIIDYVCGYACKDSEPTGATAELFKDMVNAVDTHDSDQMLMKTVGRRDISGGEASFELSGKALWRCGRSFTYLSMSGSRRLERDGETTTCSTPLDKLLARPRHKQCS, encoded by the coding sequence ATGGAATTTGGAAGCGAGTTTCGTCCAGGGAAGAAACTGCAGAGTGGCCCAGAAATTGTGGAAGATCATAACGGAGCTCCTAGCCTTGAGATGCCACGTGACCATCCACGTCTTGTTCAGCATTCTCGCTACCAATTACAGTCTCGGAGAGCAAATGGGGATGTAAGCTTGATTCTTTCAAATTCACCCCCTGAGAATCCCAGCACTGATGACATGATAGCCATAATTGATTATGTGTGTGGCTATGCTTGTAAGGATAGTGAACCTACCGGTGCAACTGCTGAACTCTTTAAGGACATGGTAAATGCTGTTGACACACATGATTCAGACCAAATGCTGATGAAGACTGTTGGTAGACGAGATATCAGCGGAGGTGAGGCATCATTTGAGTTGAGTGGAAAAGCACTTTGGAGATGTGGCCGTTCATTCACATACTTGTCAATGTCAGGGTCAAGGCGACTTGAACGGGATGGTGAGACTACAACTTGCAGCACCCCTTTGGATAAACTCCTTGCACGACCACGGCACAAGCAGTGCTCTTGA
- the LOC141864639 gene encoding carboxypeptidase B-like isoform X1 produces the protein MHGGLLFTLVVLFGHCFSEEASSFRGSRVIRATPANSAQLKFSENLKENNALDLDFWTHPSHVGASVDIRVCQEAYPDLAKLLKENGIEFTILIPDVQTLIDNENPPLARSERAGFSYNRYNRLQPIEEEMKRLVKQYSNIATLVEEFGTSYEGRKIYAVKISSSPNTGRKVFFINCGIHAREWITPATCMNMIKEILTKYKTDSSVKAMVDKMDWVIMPVLNVDGYEYTFNRNRMWRKTRSPNRGSLCMGTDPNRNWNFKWAGVGSSSNPCSETYHGSRPFSEVEVRNVASYLYRNRRNLIGYMDIHAYSQLWMTPWGYKRAYPKDYAEMKRTSDAAVTALSRLYGTSYDVGPTSIIIYENSGSTVDWAYGVLGVRYAFALELRDKGRYGFMLPAYQIAPTGKETFAAIKAMAKELKLN, from the exons ATGCATGGTGGACTTCTTTTCACACTAGTGGTCCTTTTCGGACATTGTTTTTCCGAAGAAGCTAGCAGCTTTAGAGG GAGTCGAGTGATTCGAGCGACCCCCGCAAACTCAGCTCAACTAAAGTTTTCAGAAAACCTCAAGGAGAACAATGCT CTGGACTTGGACTTTTGGACTCACCCCTCCCATGTCGGAGCCTCTGTTGATATCCGTGTCTGTCAAGAAGCGTATCCCGACCTCGCTAAACTCCTCAAGGAAAATGGCATCGAGTTCACGATCCTGATCCCAGATGTTCAGACTTTGATCGACAACGAGAATCCCCCTTTAGCAAGATCAGAAAGGGCTGGTTTCAGCTACAATCGTTACAATAGATTACAACCG ATTGAAGAGGAAATGAAGAGATTGGTGAAACAGTACAGCAACATCGCGACCCTGGTGGAGGAGTTTGGAACATCGTACGAAGGAAGAAAGATTTATGCAGTCAAG ATTTCCTCCAGTCCTAATACAGGAAGGAAGgtatttttcatcaactgcGGTATTCATGCCAGAGAGTGGATCACCCCTGCTACGTGCATGAACATGATAAAAGAG ATTTTGACCAAGTATAAGACGGATTCCTCAGTGAAAGCGATGGTTGACAAAATGGACTGGGTGATAATGCCAGTGCTTAATGTTGACGGATATGAATACACCTTCAACAGG AATCGAATGTGGCGGAAAACAAGATCTCCGAACAGAGGCTCTCTGTGCATGGGAACAGATCCCAATCGTAATTGGAACTTTAAGTGGGCAG GTGTCGGAAGCAGCTCGAATCCATGCTCCGAGACATATCATGGGTCCCGGCCGTTTTCTGAAGTCGAGGTCAGAAACGTAGCGTCTTATTTGTACAGAAATCGAAGAAATCTTATAGGCTACATGGATATTCATGCTTACAGCCAACTATGGATGACACCCTGGGGCTATAAGAGAGCTTACCCTAAGGATTATGCAGAGATG AAAAGAACATCCGATGCCGCGGTGACAGCGCTTTCTAGACTGTACGGAACAAGCTACGACGTTGGACCCACATCGATTATCATCT ACGAAAATTCAGGATCTACGGTAGACTGGGCTTACGGTGTCCTCGGAGTGAGGTATGCATTTGCCTTGGAACTCAGAGATAAAGGCCGATACGGTTTCATGCTTCCAGCCTATCAGATCGCACCTACTGGAAAGGAAACATTTGCTGCAATCAAAGCGATGGCTAAGGAATTGAAACTAAACTAG
- the LOC141864639 gene encoding carboxypeptidase A4-like isoform X2 produces the protein MHGGLLFTLVVLFGHCFSEEASSFRGSRVIRATPANSAQLKFSENLKENNALDLDFWTHPSHVGASVDIRVCQEAYPDLAKLLKENGIEFTILIPDVQTLIDNENPPLARSERAGFSYNRYNRLQPIEEEMKRLVKQYSNIATLVEEFGTSYEGRKIYAVKISSSPNTGRKVFFINCGIHAREWITPATCMNMIKEILTKYKTDSSVKAMVDKMDWVIMPVLNVDGYEYTFNRNRMWRKTRSPNRGSLCMGTDPNRNWNFKWAGVGSSSNPCSETYHGSRPFSEVEVRNVASYLYRNRRNLIGYMDIHAYSQLWMTPWGYKRAYPKDYAEMTKIQDLR, from the exons ATGCATGGTGGACTTCTTTTCACACTAGTGGTCCTTTTCGGACATTGTTTTTCCGAAGAAGCTAGCAGCTTTAGAGG GAGTCGAGTGATTCGAGCGACCCCCGCAAACTCAGCTCAACTAAAGTTTTCAGAAAACCTCAAGGAGAACAATGCT CTGGACTTGGACTTTTGGACTCACCCCTCCCATGTCGGAGCCTCTGTTGATATCCGTGTCTGTCAAGAAGCGTATCCCGACCTCGCTAAACTCCTCAAGGAAAATGGCATCGAGTTCACGATCCTGATCCCAGATGTTCAGACTTTGATCGACAACGAGAATCCCCCTTTAGCAAGATCAGAAAGGGCTGGTTTCAGCTACAATCGTTACAATAGATTACAACCG ATTGAAGAGGAAATGAAGAGATTGGTGAAACAGTACAGCAACATCGCGACCCTGGTGGAGGAGTTTGGAACATCGTACGAAGGAAGAAAGATTTATGCAGTCAAG ATTTCCTCCAGTCCTAATACAGGAAGGAAGgtatttttcatcaactgcGGTATTCATGCCAGAGAGTGGATCACCCCTGCTACGTGCATGAACATGATAAAAGAG ATTTTGACCAAGTATAAGACGGATTCCTCAGTGAAAGCGATGGTTGACAAAATGGACTGGGTGATAATGCCAGTGCTTAATGTTGACGGATATGAATACACCTTCAACAGG AATCGAATGTGGCGGAAAACAAGATCTCCGAACAGAGGCTCTCTGTGCATGGGAACAGATCCCAATCGTAATTGGAACTTTAAGTGGGCAG GTGTCGGAAGCAGCTCGAATCCATGCTCCGAGACATATCATGGGTCCCGGCCGTTTTCTGAAGTCGAGGTCAGAAACGTAGCGTCTTATTTGTACAGAAATCGAAGAAATCTTATAGGCTACATGGATATTCATGCTTACAGCCAACTATGGATGACACCCTGGGGCTATAAGAGAGCTTACCCTAAGGATTATGCAGAGATG ACGAAAATTCAGGATCTACGGTAG
- the LOC141864482 gene encoding somatostatin receptor type 4-like has product MAMEKPSHGMQVVQIIIACIAFLGNLLVCLLFLKHKVLLKKSYNVFLLLLAITDLLAVAVLVVSSTLVLSDLLPPPGHSLPNSVLCHGVWPDWVLFALSDASVYICLVLTFKRWRAVVKPYSFTTSLNKKHFLCLSLVIYLVALFSALPRLFEGEYDVSHADIYSCSWRTISRPQRYSMAFIHLCLNIIFPSGVMIGIYCDIVFKTRKQRHRVLPNDQVLRMHQGRTRMVRIALLVMLSCWMPYQFVYLLSLFGVTQASSVTYHWSVVLALFPSCVNPFIYGVTNHTCQRGYFEIALGCCPVKVHGFLSRHLPMSRHPHAAILVSSIHGRLRPLSAPQTSRRTIKLQSFVLGKIDQP; this is encoded by the coding sequence atggctaTGGAGAAACCGTCGCACGGAATGCAGGTCGTCCAAATTATAATTGCGTGTATAGCTTTTTTGGGGAATTTACTGGTGTGCCTTCTTTTCTTGAAGCACAAAGTTCTTTTGAAGAAATCGTACAACGTGTTTCTTCTCTTGTTAGCCATAACCGACTTGCTTGCTGTTGCAGTTCTCGTCGTTTCGTCTACCTTAGTTTTAAGCGATTTACTTCCACCACCAGGCCACTCATTGCCAAACAGTGTTTTATGCCACGGTGTATGGCCTGACTGGGTTTTATTTGCGCTGAGTGACGCCTCGGTTTATATCTGTCTTGTTCTTACTTTCAAGCGCTGGCGAGCTGTCGTTAAACCTTACTCGTTTACCACGAGCCTTAACAAAAAGCACTTCCTTTGTCTTTCTTTGGTCATTTACTTGGTGGCCCTGTTTTCAGCATTGCCCAGGCTCTTTGAAGGTGAATATGACGTAAGCCATGCCGATATTTATAGCTGTTCGTGGAGAACTATTTCCAGACCTCAGAGGTACAGCATGGCTTTTATACACCTATGTTTGAACATTATCTTCCCCTCGGGGGTGATGATAGGAATCTATTGCgacattgttttcaaaacacgcAAGCAGAGACACCGTGTGCTTCCAAACGACCAAGTCTTGCGCATGCACCAGGGTAGAACGAGAATGGTGAGGATTGCGTTACTTGTAATGCTGTCATGTTGGATGCCATATCAGTTTGTATACCTCCTCTCTTTGTTTGGTGTCACGCAAGCAAGCTCCGTCACATATCACTGGAGCGTTGTTTTGGCGCTTTTCCCGTCGTgtgttaaccctttcatttATGGAGTCACCAATCATACTTGCCAACGAGGTTACTTCGAGATTGCGTTAGGTTGCTGCCCTGTCAAAGTGCATGGATTCTTGTCACGCCATTTGCCCATGTCGCGACACCCTCACGCAGCAATTTTGGTCAGCTCAATACATGGCAGATTGAGACCATTGTCAGCCCCTCAGACTTCCAGACGAACGATCAAACTGCAAAGttttgtattgggaaaaatCGACCAACCGTAG